The following are encoded in a window of Amaranthus tricolor cultivar Red isolate AtriRed21 chromosome 2, ASM2621246v1, whole genome shotgun sequence genomic DNA:
- the LOC130806327 gene encoding CBL-interacting protein kinase 32-like isoform X1: MSATKVKRVVGKYELGRTIGEGTFAKVKFARNSQTGDPVAIKILDKEKVLRHKMAEQIRREVATMKRIKHPNVIRLFEVMGSKTKIYIVLEYVTGGELFDKIVHHGRMMEDEARKYFQQLINAVDYCHSRGVYHRDLKPENLLLDASGNLKVSDFGLSAISQQIEDDGLLHTTCGTPNYVAPEVLNDRGYDGATADLWSCGVILFVLLAGYLPFDDSNLMNLYKKISVAEFTCPPWMSFSAKKFITRILDPNPMTRLTIPEILEDEWFKVDYKPSVFDDKDDTSLDDVDAVFQDSEEHHVTERREQPTAMNAFDLIAMSKGLNLGNLFDTEQTFKRETRFTSKCPPNEIIKKIEEAAKPLGFDVHKKNYKMRLENSKAGRKGNLNVATEVLQVAPSLHLVEVRKAKGDTLEFHKFYKKLSSSLEDVVWKTEEDMQKADK; encoded by the exons ATGAGTGCTACTAAGGTTAAGCGTGTGGTAGGGAAATATGAGTTGGGGAGGACAATTGGTGAAGGAACATTCGCCAAAGTGAAATTTGCACGAAATTCTCAAACCGGGGATCCAGTGGCTATCAAAATTCTTGACAAAGAGAAAGTTCTTAGGCACAAGATGGCTGAACAG ATAAGGAGGGAAGTAGCAACAATGAAACGAATAAAACATCCAAATGTAATTCGTCTGTTTGAG GTGATGGGAAGCAAGACAAAAATCTACATTGTTCTGGAGTACGTGACAGGAGGGGAGCTTTTTGACAAGATT GTACACCATGGACGAATGATGGAAGATGAAGCAAGGAAGTATTTTCAGCAGCTAATAAATGCTGTCGATTATTGTCACAGCAGGGGTGTGTACCATAGAGACTTAAAG CCAGAAAATTTGTTGCTAGATGCCAGTGGGAATCTCAAGGTTTCTGACTTTGGCTTGAGTGCAATCTCTCAGCAAATCGAG GATGACGGACTTCTTCATACAACTTGTGGTACGCCAAATTATGTTGCTCCAGAG GTCCTGAACGACAGAGGCTACGATGGGGCGACAGCAGACTTGTGGTCGTGCGGCGTCATCCTATTTGTATTGCTCGCAGGTTACTTGCCTTTTGATGACTCTAATCTTATGAACCTATATAAAAAA ATCTCAGTGGCCGAGTTTACCTGTCCACCTTGGATGTCCTTCAGCGCAAAGAAATTTATTACTCGGATCTTAGATCCCAATCCTATGACG CGCTTAACTATCCCTGAAATTCTAGAGGATGAGTGGTTCAAAGTAGATTATAAACCTTCTGTATTCGATGATAAAGATGATACTAGCTTGGATGATGTAGATGCAGTTTTCCAAGACTCAGAA GAACACCATGTGACTGAAAGGAGAGAACAGCCGACTGCCATGAATGCATTTGATTTGATTGCTATGTCAAAAGGGCTAAACCTAGGAAATCTTTTTGATACAGAACAG ACTTTTAAAAGGGAAACAAGATTCACGTCTAAGTGCCCTCCCAATGAAATCATAAAAAAGATCGAAGAAGCTGCAAAACCGCTGGGATTTGATGTGCACAAGAAAAATTACAAG ATGAGGCTTGAAAATTCAAAAGCTGGTCGGAAGGGAAACCTCAATGTGGCTACGGAG GTACTGCAAGTCGCCCCATCGCTTCATCTGGTCGAGGTTAGGAAAGCCAAGGGTGATACTTTAGAATTCCACAAG TTCTATAAAAAGCTTTCGAGTTCATTGGAGGATGTTGTTTGGAAAACGGAGGAAGACATGCAAAAAGCAGACAAATAA
- the LOC130806328 gene encoding 14-3-3-like protein B, whose product MASSKDRDNFVYIAKLAEQAERYEEMVDAMKKLAKLDVELTVEERNLLSVGYKNVVGARRASWRILSSIEQKEEGKGNEQNVKRIKEYRQKVESELSNICTDIMTVINEHLIPSATAGESTVFYYKMKGDYYRYLAEFKSGNERKEAADQSMKAYENATTTAEAELPPTHPIRLGLALNFSVFYYEILNSPERACHLAKQAFDEAISELDSLNEESYKDSTLIMQLLRDNLTLWTSDIPEEGDEIQKADAAAKAHAGEEAE is encoded by the exons ATGGCTTCTTCCAAAGACCGCGACAACTTTGTCTACATCGCTAAACTCGCTGAGCAAGCTGAACGCTATGAAG AAATGGTGGATGCGATGAAGAAATTAGCGAAACTTGATGTTGAGTTAACTGTTGAAGAGAGGAATTTGTTGTCTGTAGGGTATAAGAATGTTGTCGGAGCTAGGAGAGCGTCGTGGAGGATTTTGTCATCGATTGAACAAAAAGAGGAAGGAAAAGGAAATGAGCAGAATGTGAAGAGAATTAAGGAGTATAGGCAGAAAGTGGAATCCGAACTCTCTAACATCTGTACTGATATTATGACTGTTATCAACGAGCATCTCATTCCTTCTGCTACTGCTGGCGAATCCACTGTCTTTTATTACAAAAT GAAAGGGGATTATTATAGGTATCTTGCCGAGTTTAAGTCCGGTAATGAGAGAAAAGAGGCTGCTGATCAGTCCATGAAAGCATATGAG AATGCCACTACGACTGCTGAGGCTGAGCTACCTCCAACACACCCCATACGCTTGGGACTGGCTCTCAATTTCTCAGTGTTTTATTATGAGATCTTGAATTCCCCTGAAag GGCGTGCCACCTTGCCAAGCAAGCTTTTGATGAAGCTATCTCAGAACTTGACTCTCTGAATGAGGAGTCATACAAAGATAGCACCTTGATCATGCAGCTTCTCAGGGACAACCTTACCCTTTGGACTTCTGACATTCCAGAGGAAGgag ATGAGATTCAGAAGGCAGATGCTGCTGCAAAAGCTCATGCTGGTGAAGAAGCAGAG TGA
- the LOC130806327 gene encoding CBL-interacting protein kinase 32-like isoform X2: MSATKVKRVVGKYELGRTIGEGTFAKVKFARNSQTGDPVAIKILDKEKVLRHKMAEQVMGSKTKIYIVLEYVTGGELFDKIVHHGRMMEDEARKYFQQLINAVDYCHSRGVYHRDLKPENLLLDASGNLKVSDFGLSAISQQIEDDGLLHTTCGTPNYVAPEVLNDRGYDGATADLWSCGVILFVLLAGYLPFDDSNLMNLYKKISVAEFTCPPWMSFSAKKFITRILDPNPMTRLTIPEILEDEWFKVDYKPSVFDDKDDTSLDDVDAVFQDSEEHHVTERREQPTAMNAFDLIAMSKGLNLGNLFDTEQTFKRETRFTSKCPPNEIIKKIEEAAKPLGFDVHKKNYKMRLENSKAGRKGNLNVATEVLQVAPSLHLVEVRKAKGDTLEFHKFYKKLSSSLEDVVWKTEEDMQKADK, encoded by the exons ATGAGTGCTACTAAGGTTAAGCGTGTGGTAGGGAAATATGAGTTGGGGAGGACAATTGGTGAAGGAACATTCGCCAAAGTGAAATTTGCACGAAATTCTCAAACCGGGGATCCAGTGGCTATCAAAATTCTTGACAAAGAGAAAGTTCTTAGGCACAAGATGGCTGAACAG GTGATGGGAAGCAAGACAAAAATCTACATTGTTCTGGAGTACGTGACAGGAGGGGAGCTTTTTGACAAGATT GTACACCATGGACGAATGATGGAAGATGAAGCAAGGAAGTATTTTCAGCAGCTAATAAATGCTGTCGATTATTGTCACAGCAGGGGTGTGTACCATAGAGACTTAAAG CCAGAAAATTTGTTGCTAGATGCCAGTGGGAATCTCAAGGTTTCTGACTTTGGCTTGAGTGCAATCTCTCAGCAAATCGAG GATGACGGACTTCTTCATACAACTTGTGGTACGCCAAATTATGTTGCTCCAGAG GTCCTGAACGACAGAGGCTACGATGGGGCGACAGCAGACTTGTGGTCGTGCGGCGTCATCCTATTTGTATTGCTCGCAGGTTACTTGCCTTTTGATGACTCTAATCTTATGAACCTATATAAAAAA ATCTCAGTGGCCGAGTTTACCTGTCCACCTTGGATGTCCTTCAGCGCAAAGAAATTTATTACTCGGATCTTAGATCCCAATCCTATGACG CGCTTAACTATCCCTGAAATTCTAGAGGATGAGTGGTTCAAAGTAGATTATAAACCTTCTGTATTCGATGATAAAGATGATACTAGCTTGGATGATGTAGATGCAGTTTTCCAAGACTCAGAA GAACACCATGTGACTGAAAGGAGAGAACAGCCGACTGCCATGAATGCATTTGATTTGATTGCTATGTCAAAAGGGCTAAACCTAGGAAATCTTTTTGATACAGAACAG ACTTTTAAAAGGGAAACAAGATTCACGTCTAAGTGCCCTCCCAATGAAATCATAAAAAAGATCGAAGAAGCTGCAAAACCGCTGGGATTTGATGTGCACAAGAAAAATTACAAG ATGAGGCTTGAAAATTCAAAAGCTGGTCGGAAGGGAAACCTCAATGTGGCTACGGAG GTACTGCAAGTCGCCCCATCGCTTCATCTGGTCGAGGTTAGGAAAGCCAAGGGTGATACTTTAGAATTCCACAAG TTCTATAAAAAGCTTTCGAGTTCATTGGAGGATGTTGTTTGGAAAACGGAGGAAGACATGCAAAAAGCAGACAAATAA
- the LOC130806327 gene encoding CBL-interacting protein kinase 33-like isoform X3: MSATKVKRVVGKYELGRTIGEGTFAKVKFARNSQTGDPVAIKILDKEKVLRHKMAEQIRREVATMKRIKHPNVIRLFEVMGSKTKIYIVLEYVTGGELFDKIVHHGRMMEDEARKYFQQLINAVDYCHSRGVYHRDLKPENLLLDASGNLKVSDFGLSAISQQIEDDGLLHTTCGTPNYVAPEVLNDRGYDGATADLWSCGVILFVLLAGYLPFDDSNLMNLYKKISVAEFTCPPWMSFSAKKFITRILDPNPMTRLTIPEILEDEWFKVDYKPSVFDDKDDTSLDDVDAVFQDSEEHHVTERREQPTAMNAFDLIAMSKGLNLGNLFDTEQGQAYVANAQTFHVYHLKSGSNLNHPSFKVEY; the protein is encoded by the exons ATGAGTGCTACTAAGGTTAAGCGTGTGGTAGGGAAATATGAGTTGGGGAGGACAATTGGTGAAGGAACATTCGCCAAAGTGAAATTTGCACGAAATTCTCAAACCGGGGATCCAGTGGCTATCAAAATTCTTGACAAAGAGAAAGTTCTTAGGCACAAGATGGCTGAACAG ATAAGGAGGGAAGTAGCAACAATGAAACGAATAAAACATCCAAATGTAATTCGTCTGTTTGAG GTGATGGGAAGCAAGACAAAAATCTACATTGTTCTGGAGTACGTGACAGGAGGGGAGCTTTTTGACAAGATT GTACACCATGGACGAATGATGGAAGATGAAGCAAGGAAGTATTTTCAGCAGCTAATAAATGCTGTCGATTATTGTCACAGCAGGGGTGTGTACCATAGAGACTTAAAG CCAGAAAATTTGTTGCTAGATGCCAGTGGGAATCTCAAGGTTTCTGACTTTGGCTTGAGTGCAATCTCTCAGCAAATCGAG GATGACGGACTTCTTCATACAACTTGTGGTACGCCAAATTATGTTGCTCCAGAG GTCCTGAACGACAGAGGCTACGATGGGGCGACAGCAGACTTGTGGTCGTGCGGCGTCATCCTATTTGTATTGCTCGCAGGTTACTTGCCTTTTGATGACTCTAATCTTATGAACCTATATAAAAAA ATCTCAGTGGCCGAGTTTACCTGTCCACCTTGGATGTCCTTCAGCGCAAAGAAATTTATTACTCGGATCTTAGATCCCAATCCTATGACG CGCTTAACTATCCCTGAAATTCTAGAGGATGAGTGGTTCAAAGTAGATTATAAACCTTCTGTATTCGATGATAAAGATGATACTAGCTTGGATGATGTAGATGCAGTTTTCCAAGACTCAGAA GAACACCATGTGACTGAAAGGAGAGAACAGCCGACTGCCATGAATGCATTTGATTTGATTGCTATGTCAAAAGGGCTAAACCTAGGAAATCTTTTTGATACAGAACAG GGCCAGGCATATGTTGCAAATGCTCAAACCTTCCATGTTTACCATTTGAAGTCGG GTTCaaatctcaatcacccctcatttaaagtggaatattaa